In Meleagris gallopavo isolate NT-WF06-2002-E0010 breed Aviagen turkey brand Nicholas breeding stock chromosome 5, Turkey_5.1, whole genome shotgun sequence, a single window of DNA contains:
- the OLFML1 gene encoding LOW QUALITY PROTEIN: olfactomedin-like protein 1 (The sequence of the model RefSeq protein was modified relative to this genomic sequence to represent the inferred CDS: inserted 1 base in 1 codon), whose product MIIVGLHFLLVPFFIKNIMGEAQYIMQDAALMNYIDQRILSLENRLKKCNQDILDYVEEFQDFSKMVLSRLSGLNSYKTEVKDEVENLLTRVERAQRDIDYFGSVRDSKMCVEVDEDLVKQQLLEEAEEXKELKVMLNASCDHLLASVKSLKMVKKTGDKHGSWMKDPGKKHTKIYLLNGTVNNVIFEFPNIMTFMESNHTLKARRVILPFPWEGTGHIIYQGFLFYHRHGSLNEIIKFNIQKRNIVDRMLLPGAGRIPAYQLSPSKKIDLAIDEQGLWAIHAEPEIGGNLVITKINHITMSVEHTWDTTCSSKDAEAAFMACNILYVVYNFPSGGTSRIQCAYDVLGTVNTYEIPVLHFPKRQGSHSTIHYDPKEKQLLAWSDGSQIIYKLQNQQKA is encoded by the exons ATGATCATCGTGGGACTTCATTTTTTGTTAGTCCCATTCTTCATCAAAAACATCATGGGAGAGGCCCAATATATAATGCAAGATGCAGCACTGATGAACTACATAGACCAGCGTATCCTATCTTTAGAG aacagactgaaaaaatgcAACCAAGACATACTGGATTATGTTGAAGAATTTCAAGACTTTTCAAAGATGGTACTGTCACGTCTGTCAGGACTGAACAGTTACAAGACTGAGGTTAAAGATGAAGTAGAGAATTTGCTAACAAGAGTTGAACGAGCACAGAGGGACATTGACTATTTTGGATCTGTGAGAGATTCTAAGATGTGCGTAGAAGTAGATGAAGATCTCGTGAAACAGCAGCTAttagaagaagcagaag aaaaggaacttAAAGTCATGCTTAATGCAA GTTGTGACCACTTGCTTGCAAGTGTGAAGTCCCTAAAGATGGTCAAGAAGACTGGAGACAAGCATGGTTCTTGGATGAAAGATCCTGGCAAGAAGCAtacaaagatttatttattaaatggTACTGTgaataatgttatttttgaaTTTCCAAACATCATGACATTCATGGAAAGCAATCATACACTAAAAGCTCGCAGAGTCATCCTGCCATTTCCTTGGGAAGGGACTGGCCACATTATTTATCAGGGTTTCCTATTCTATCACAGACACGGCTccttaaatgaaataattaaattcaATATCCAGAAGAGAAATATAGTTGACCGTATGCTACTGCCAGGGGCTGGAAGAATTCCTGCCTATCAACTTTCTCCATCTAAAAAAATAGATCTTGCTATTGATGAGCAAGGGCTCTGGGCAATCCATGCAGAACCAGAGATTGGAGGAAACCTTGTAATTACCAAAATCAACCACATAACCATGTCAGTGGAACACACTTGGGATACAACATGCAGTAGCAAGGATGCTGAAGCAGCTTTCATGGCATGCAACATACTCTATGTTGTGTACAACTTTCCTAGTGGAGGCACCTCTCGCATACAATGTGCATATGATGTTTTGGGTACTGTAAATACTTATGAAATACCAGTATTGCATTTTCCAAAACGTCAGGGTAGCCATTCCACTATTCATTATGATCCCAAGGAAAAGCAGCTCCTTGCTTGGAGTGACGGATCCCAGATTATTTATAAGCTTCAAAACCAGCAAAAAGCTTAG